Proteins encoded within one genomic window of Brachybacterium sp. P6-10-X1:
- the cydD gene encoding thiol reductant ABC exporter subunit CydD, with protein sequence MSTRRAPLDPRLVREVRSARHHVLRTVLLGLVQTACVIVTALVIARIGAQLLTHRELPQDAPGLLAVLLGALALRAVAVLVEQRTAHRAATEAIGELRGRIVAHAAALGPRGGAGRGADLTALATTGVEQLRPYLVGYVPQLMLSVTVTPLCLVTIGVLDPLSALIAAITLPLVPLFMVLVGKLTVGRSEKLLTDMRSLWTQLLDLVDGLPTLRALGREQGPEKMVHALGDRHRASAMGSLKFAFLSSMVLELLAMLCVALIAVSIGMRLVYGDMDLAPALAVLVLAPEVYLPLRNVGSQYHASTDGLAAVSASFAVLDEQPMADGTVPAPDLRTSTLALRGVSVRSRDGHAPAGAELTVRPGRVLALTGHSGAGKTTAAHVLLGLLEPDEGRAEVIDAEGTATDVRALRRRELWDQVALLPQRPVLPAGSLREVLAAARPGAGHDELTAVAAATGLDAVVAERGWEAQLGRAGSGLSLGQRQRLALARALLSPAPLVVLDEPTAHLDGAAEQVVLDLIGDLRAQGRTVLVIAHRSPLVEVADDVAAVGMTTVGSTTVGSTAVRPTDAEVPR encoded by the coding sequence GTGAGCACCCGTCGCGCTCCGCTCGACCCCCGCCTGGTGCGGGAGGTCCGCTCCGCCCGCCACCACGTGCTGCGCACCGTGCTGCTGGGGCTGGTCCAGACCGCGTGCGTGATCGTCACGGCGCTGGTGATCGCCCGGATCGGGGCGCAGCTGCTCACCCACCGCGAGCTGCCGCAGGATGCTCCAGGCCTGTTGGCCGTGCTGCTCGGAGCGCTCGCGCTGCGCGCCGTGGCCGTCCTGGTCGAGCAGCGCACCGCCCATCGGGCGGCGACCGAGGCGATCGGGGAGCTGCGGGGCCGCATCGTCGCGCATGCGGCGGCTCTGGGACCGCGCGGAGGTGCCGGCCGGGGAGCCGACCTCACGGCGCTGGCCACCACCGGCGTCGAACAGCTGCGGCCCTACCTGGTCGGCTACGTCCCCCAGCTCATGCTGTCGGTCACCGTCACCCCGCTGTGCCTGGTGACGATCGGGGTCCTCGACCCGCTCAGCGCGCTCATCGCCGCGATCACCCTGCCGCTGGTGCCGCTGTTCATGGTGCTGGTCGGCAAGCTCACCGTGGGCCGCTCCGAGAAGCTGCTGACGGACATGCGCTCGCTGTGGACCCAGCTGCTGGATCTGGTCGACGGGCTGCCGACGCTACGGGCGCTGGGCCGGGAGCAGGGCCCGGAGAAGATGGTGCACGCCCTCGGCGACCGCCACCGCGCCTCCGCGATGGGCTCGCTGAAGTTCGCCTTCCTCTCCTCCATGGTGCTCGAACTGCTGGCCATGCTGTGCGTCGCCCTGATCGCCGTGAGCATCGGCATGCGCCTGGTGTACGGCGATATGGACCTCGCCCCCGCCCTCGCGGTCCTCGTCCTCGCCCCGGAGGTCTACCTGCCGCTGCGCAACGTCGGATCCCAGTACCACGCCTCCACCGACGGGCTGGCCGCCGTCAGCGCCTCCTTCGCGGTGCTGGACGAACAGCCGATGGCCGACGGGACGGTCCCCGCCCCGGACCTGCGCACCTCGACCCTCGCCCTGCGCGGAGTCTCCGTGCGCTCCCGCGACGGCCACGCGCCCGCCGGAGCCGAGCTGACCGTCCGCCCCGGGCGCGTGCTGGCGCTGACCGGCCACTCGGGAGCGGGCAAGACCACCGCGGCCCACGTGCTGCTGGGCCTGCTGGAGCCCGACGAGGGACGCGCCGAGGTGATCGACGCCGAGGGCACGGCCACCGACGTGCGGGCGCTGCGGCGGCGCGAGCTGTGGGACCAGGTGGCGCTGCTCCCCCAACGACCGGTGCTGCCGGCGGGTTCGCTGCGCGAGGTCCTCGCCGCCGCACGGCCCGGGGCGGGCCACGACGAGCTCACGGCCGTCGCGGCGGCGACCGGCCTGGACGCGGTGGTCGCCGAGCGCGGCTGGGAGGCACAGCTGGGGCGGGCCGGCAGCGGGCTGTCCCTCGGCCAGCGCCAGCGCCTCGCTCTCGCCCGGGCGCTGCTCTCCCCCGCCCCGCTGGTGGTGCTCGACGAGCCGACGGCGCACCTGGACGGCGCCGCCGAGCAGGTGGTGCTCGACCTGATCGGGGACCTGCGCGCGCAGGGACGCACCGTGCTGGTGATCGCCCACCGCTCACCCCTGGTGGAGGTCGCCGACGACGTCGCCGCCGTGGGGATGACCACGGTGGGGTCGACCACCGTGGGGAGCACCGCGGTGAGGCCGACCGATGCGGAGGTGCCCCGATGA